The sequence ATCATGACCATGTACATCGGCAGGATGTTGAAATTGCCGGTCTGGTAGGTGAGCATGCCGATGCCGGCCAAGGCCTGCACCGGCTGCTCGACGATCCAGTGACGTTCATCGGGGATCATCAGGCCCGGCTGATCCAGCCAGAGCGAGGCCCCCGCATAGATTGCGAAACCGCAGGCGATCGAGGCGAGATGCGCGACATAGAGCGTGCCAATGCGCTTGCTGATCCGGCCGACCGCCTGCCCGGATTGGCCCGAGACGAAGCGCGGGTAATAGGCGAGCGCCGCCGAGATGCCGGCGAGCAACACGAAAATCTCGGCCGCGTCCGACAGGCCGAAGTTCCGATGCGTGAAGTTCGAATATAGGTTGCCCGGGATGTGGTTCACGAAAATCGAGATGAGCGCCAAACCCCGGAAAAAATCGATCCGATAGTCACGCGGCATGGAAGTCGACAATGCTCGATGCACCCGGAAGCCTCAGATGACAGGAACGGACAAGTATCGGGTTCGCCTAGCTGGCGAACAAGGCAAGCTTGCGGCGGTGGATGCCGGTTTCAATGCGCCAGGAGGGACACGGCTCCGTCCCAGGTCAATTTGAGCCCGATCAGCATCACGAACAGATAGGAAAGACCGTAGAAGACGGTCTGGTCGATCACCCGCACGATCCAGATGCCGAGAACCGTCGTCAGCGCGGCGAGCGGAAACAGCACCGCGGCCGTTTCCAGATTGGCGGCGTCGAACTGGCCCAGGAAGAAATAGGGAATGAGCTTCACCGCATTGGTGACGGCGAAGAAGATCACCGAGGTACCGACGAACACCTGCTTGTCGAGCCGGAGCGGCAGCGCGTACATCTGGAACGGCGGCGCGCCGGCGTGGCTGACGAACGAGGTGAAGCCGGCCAGCATTCCCCAGAACGACCCCTTGGCGCCGTTGGGCTGCGCCGGCACCGCCCGCAACCGGTCGCCGAACCAGTAGTTCAGGGCGAACACGATGGAGATCAGTCCAACCAGAAGGCGGACGAAATCCTCCTTCACATAGGCGGCCGTCGCCCAGCCGACCGCGATGCCCACGATCGACGCCGGCAGCATGACGGTAAGCGTCGGCCGATCGAAGATGCGGCGGTAGAAATAGAGGCTTATCGCATCCATCACGAGCAGGATCGGCAGCATGATGCCGGCGGCCTGAACCGGCGAGATCACCAGAGCCAGGATGGGAACGGCCAGCATCCCCATCGCGCCGCCAAATCCGCCCTTGGACAAGCCTGCGACGGCCACGGCTGGGATCGCAGCCGCGTAGAATGCGAATTCGGTGAACATGCGGTGTCGCTTGGCGAGGAGTATGGCAGGTTGGAACGATTTACCCTCGTTCGCCGCCAAAATCCAGTATATCTCCTGCTTTGGAGCCTTTTGCGGCGACAGACTCACATTGCGTAACATACGCGAGCTTATTATATATCGACCTATGAATACGCTGCCTTCTGACAAGCACCTCGGCTTTCTGATCAACGACGTCGCGCGTCTGGTTCGCCGTGCCTTCGATCAGAAGGGGCAGAGCTGCAGCCTGACCCGCGCGCAATGGCAGGTTATGGCCTATCTCTTTCACAATGAGGGCTCGAACCAGGCCTCCGTCGCGGATGCGTTGGATGTCGAGCCGATCACCCTGTCGCGCCATATCGACCGGCTGGAAGCGATGGGCTTTGTCGCGCGCGTTCCCGATCCGGCGGACCGGCGGGCTCGCCGCCTGCACCTGACCGAAAGCGTGCGTCCGCTGCTCGATCAGATGAAGATCATCGGCAACGAGGTGATCGCCACCGCACTCGAAGGCATCTCCGAAAAAGAGTCGGAGATGCTGATCGATCTGCTGAGCCGGATCCGCAGCAACATGACCACCCGCGGCTTCGAATCCGGCTGCGGCGAAGCCGCCAAGGATGCCGCGACCAAGCTGTCCGAGAAGGCCTTGCTATGAGCGCCGAAGCGGGAGATGGCGGGACGTCCGAGGCCCAGCCTCCGGTCCCGCAGTCGGCATCCGAGCCTGCGCCGCGGAAGACACGCCGCGGACGCCTCTTCCTCATGCTGGCGCTGCCGGTGCTTCTGGCCGTTGGCGGCGGCTATCTCTGGCTGACGGGCGGGCGCTATGCCTCGACCGACAATGCCTATCTCGAACAGAACCGCGTCACGATCACGGCCGACCAGTCCGGCCGGATCGTCGAGGTCGCGGTGCACGAGAACGATCACGTCAAGAAGGGCGACCTGCTCTTCCGCATCGATCCCGAGCCCTATCAGCTGGCGCTGCGCCAGGCAGAGGCGGCGGTCGCCGTCGCCCGGCTGCAGGTCGAGCAGTTGCGCTCCAGCTACCAGCAGGCGCTGTCGGAGCAGCAATCCGGCGAGGACACCCTCGCCTACCGTCAGAAGACGTTTCAACGCCAGCAGGACCTGTTGGCGCGCGGCGTGACGTCGAACGCCGATTTCGACACCGCGCAGAACAATGTGCGCGTCGCCGAACAGCTCGTCGCCCAGGCGCGCGAGAAAGTGTCGGGCGCGCTCACGGCGCTGGGTGGCGATCCTAACGTGCCGACCGACCAGCATCCGACCGTGATGCAGGCGCAGGCCGCGCAGGAAGCGGCCGCGCTGGCGCTGAAGCAGACCACCGTGTTTGCGCCGAGCGACGGCGTCGTTTCGCAGACCGACCGCCTCCGGGTTGGCCAGTATGTGACCAATCCGGCGATGGCGCCGACGGCGCTGCTCAGTCTGGTCGAGACGGCCACCACCTATGTCGAGGCCAATTTCAAGGAAACCGACCTGACCCACATGAAGGTGGGACAGACGGCGCGGGTTACCTTCGACACCTATCCCGACCGGCCGTTCACGGCGCATGTGGAATCGATCGACGCCGGAACCGGCTCGGCCTTCTCGCTGCTGCCGGCGCAGAACGCCTCCGGCAACTGGGTCAAGGTCGTGCAGCGCGTGCCGGTCCGGCTGCGCCTGGATGGCGCGGTCGACTTCTCGACCCTCCGCACGGGCCTCAGCGCCTCGGTGGAAGTCGATACCGAATACAAGCGGACCCTCCCAGGCTTCAGCCATGCGATCGCCGCCAATTCCACGCCTCCAGCGGAAGCCGCGGCTGCCAACTAGGACGCCGCGCACCGGAAAGTCGCCAGAATGAGCGCGCCAGCGGTTCAGCATCGTGGCTTCATCACCGTATCGATCATGCTTGCCACGATCATGCAGGTGCTCGACACGACGATCGCCAATGTCGCGCTGCCCTCGATGCAGGGTTCGCTTGGCGCCGCGCAGGACACCATCACCTGGGTCCTGACCTCCTATATCGTCGCCGCCGCCATCGCCACGCCGATCACCGGCTGGCTTGCCGACCAGATCGGCATCAAGCGCCTGTTCATGACCTGCGTCGCCGGCTTCACCCTCGCCTCGATGCTGTGCGGCCTCTCCGGCAGCCTGACGCAGATGGTCGGGTTCCGCATTCTGCAGGGCCTGTTCGGCGCCGCGCTGGTGCCGCTGTCGCAATCCGTGCTGCTCAACATCAATCCGAAGGAAAAGCACGGCCAGGCCATGGCGATGTGGGGCGCCGGCATCATGGTCGGCCCGATCATCGGCCCGACGCTGGGCGGCTGGCTGACCGACGCCTTCAACTGGCGCTGGGTGTTCTTCATCAACCTGCCAGTCGGCATCATCGCCTTTCTCGGCATCGGCGCCTTCCTGCCGGAAGGACCGCTTCGCGCCCGCAAGTTCGACTTCTTCGGCTTCGCCTTCCTCAGCCTCGGCATCGGCGCCCTGCAGATGATGCTCGATCGCGGCGAGCAGCTCGACTGGTTCTCCTCGCCCGAGATCCTGATCGAAGTGGCGCTGATGGCGATCGGCTTCTGGATCTTCACCATTCACATGGCGACGGCCAAGAACACCTTCATCGATCCGCACATCTTCAAGGACCGCAACTTCGTCACCGGGCTCGTCTTCATCTTCATCATCGGCATCATCCTGCTGGCGACGATGGCGCTGCTGCCGCCCATGCTGCAGAACCTGTATGGCTATCCCGTCATCACCACCGGCATGATCCTGGCGCCGCGCGGCGTCGGCACCATGGTGGCGATGCTCGTCGTCGGCCGGCTCATGGGCAAGGTCGACCCGCGCATCCTGATCCTTGTCGGCCTCGGCGCCACCACCTGGTCGCTCTACGAAATGACGACCTGGGCCCCGGAAATGGATGCCTGGCCGTTCATGACCACCGGCATCGTGCAGGGTTTCGGCCTCGGCTTCGTCTTTGTGCCGCTCTCGACGATCGCCTTCGCGACCCTGCCGGCGCATTGGCGCACCGACGCGGCCAGCCTGTTCAGCCTCGTGCGCAATCTCGGCTCGTCGATCGGTGTCTCGCTGGTGGCGACGTTGCTGTCGCAGAACACGCAAATCGGCCACGAGGTGCTGGCCGGTCATGTGACGCCGTTCAACCCGGCCATGCCGGCCGACGCCGCCGCCGGCAATCTCGAGGCGTTGGCGCGGATCAACGCCGTCATCACCCGCGACGCCGCCTTCATCGCCTATATCGACGATTTCAAGCTGATGATGTTCGTGACGCTGGCCACGATCCCGCTGCTGGCCTTCATGCGCTACAAGCCGCAGAAGGGCCCGGCCCAGCACGTCGCTCTCGAATGAGCGAAGCGCGCCGGCGGAACCCGTCCGCCGGCACGCCTGTCGTTCAGTGCGCTTCGATGAAGCTCAGCGTCGCGCCGACCATCTCGTCCAGCGTCGCCGGGCCGGTGAAGGCGTCGAAGCCATGGTCGGTGTCGAGCACCATCAGGCCTTCATCGCCGGTGTGATAGTCCAGGAAGAGCTGGCCGGCCGCCGGCTGCGGCGTCACGACGGTGTCCTTGGTGCCGACGATGACCAGCAGCGGCCCGCCATATTGCGCGATCGCCGCGACGGGATCCGTCGCAAACAGCGACTTGAAGAACGGGACCTTGAGCGACGTCTTGGCGCCCCATGGCAAGGTGCCCTCGATCAGTTCGTTCGGGTCCGTGGCCGCCATCGCCTTGTTGACGGTATCCTGGCCCAGCACGACGCCGAAGCTGAAGGCCGGATTGGCGACGGGCGCCCAGAGCGTGGCGCTATCGACCGGACGCACGGAAGCGAGGTGCGACGCCACCAGTCCGCCGAGGCTCCAGCCGATGACGTGGATCCTGCCGGGATCGATAGTGTCCTGCTTCTTCAGCCAGTCGAAGGCAGCCACCGCATCGGCGATCTGGCTGAAGGTGGTCGTATCTTCCCACTTGCCCGAACTGTCGCCTGAGCCGACGAAATCGATCCGCAGGCTGGCCAGGCCTCGCTCGGCCAGCAGGCGGGCGGTTCGCGAGTAGACGCCTTCCTTGGTGCCGGCGACCTCGAGCTCGTCGCGCTTGCCGGTGAAGCCGTGCAGCAGCAGCACGACGGGCGGCTTCTCGACGCCCTTGGGCAGCGCGAGCGTGCCGACGATGGTCTCGTCGCCGCGCGCGATCCGTACCGTGCTTTCCGTCGTCTCGCCGGCCGGGCGGGCAAGCGCGATCTTCGAGGCATCGCGCATCTTCGCGGTCACGTCATCGGCCGCCGCCGGCGCGACGATCGCAGCCAGCATGACGGAGGCAAGCAGCCATTTTCTCAGCATCAAATTTCCCCTGGAAGCACGACGTCGTCGTCAACGATCTCAAATCAGCGCCGTCCCTGGCCCCAAGAGGCCCCCGCGTAACGGCCTGCCTCACCACTATCGATGCTTTCGGCATCGATCCGCAAGCCGTTCAGCCGCCGAGGATCCAGCCCGCGCCGGCCGCCAGCAGCACCACCAGCCAAGCCGGCAGACGCACGAAAACCAGCAGCGCGTAGCAGAGCACGGCAAAAGCGAGATCGCGCGGGCCGTGTATGGCGGTGACGAAGACCGGATCGTACAGCGCCGCCGCCAGCAGCCCGACAACCGCCGCGTTAACGCCGCTGAGAGCGCGGCGAACGGCCTCCACCCGCCGCAGCTGCCGCCAGAACGGCAGGACGCCCACGACCAGCAACAAGGCAGGCGCGAAGATGGCGACGACGGCAAGGGCTCCACCGAGCCACGGCGTCGGCACCCCCGCCGCGACGCCGAGATAGGCCGACAGGCTGAACAGTGGCCCCGGCATCGCCTGAGCCGCGCCATAACCGGCCACGAAGACCGGCTCCGGCACCAGCCCGGTGGTGACGACGGAGTCCTTCAGCAGTGGAAGCACCACATGGCCACCGCCAAAGACGAGCGCGCCCGTCCGGTAGAGCCCGCTGGCCAGAACGGCGGTCTGCGAATGGGTCGTCGCGGCCAGGATGGGGAGGGAGACGAGCAGCACGGCGAAGAGGCCGAGCGCTGCGATGCCGTTGCGCCGGGACATTGTTACGCCCGGCGCGAGCTCGACGACGCGGGTAACGGGGCGGCTGAACCCATAGCCTGCCAGCCCGCCGCCGAGCAGGATGGCGATCTGGGCAAAGCTCCCGGGCACGAGGAGCGCCAGCGCGGTCGCCGCCAGCGCCACACCGCCGAGCAGCCTTCCGGTAGCAAGCGACAGCGCCATCCCCCGCACCGCCTCGGCCACCACCGCGACAGCCACGATCGCCAGCCCCGACAGCACGCCGGCATCGATCAATCCCCCGTTGGAGCCGAGGCCATAGGCGATCAGCGCCATGAGGAGGGCGGACGGCAGGGTGAAACCGATGAACGCCGCCAGCGCGCCGGCAAGGCCGGCCTTCTCCAGCCCGATCGCCATGCCGACCTGGCTGGAGGCGGGCCCGGGCAGGAACTGGCAAAGCGCCACCAGATCGGCGAAATCCGCCTCGTCCAGCCAGCCGAGCCGCTTGACGAAGCGGTCGCGGAAATAGCCGATATGCGCGACGGGGCCGCCAAACGAGGTCAGGCCGAGGCGCAGGAACTCGCGGAAGACCCGCGCGACCGTCGGCGCCCCCTTTGCAAGGCCGGGGGGTTCAGGGGGATCGATCGCGGGGCGGGTCATCCCGGCAGGATTGCATCCCTTCCGTGACACCCACAAGAAAACGGCGCCCGAAGGCGCCGCTTTCCAAACTTCATTTCGACGGCGTCAGTGCGCCGGGGCCGCGCCGGCCGTCGTCACCGCAGCGGGAACCGCCGGCTGCTCCTCGTCCTCGTCGCGCTTCGCATGCGCGCTGGAGAGGTAGGTATAGAACATCGGCACGACGAACAGCGTGAACACCGTGCCGATCGACATGCCGGTCGCGATGACCAGGCCCATCGAGAAGCGGGCCTTGGCGCCCGCGCCTTCCGCGAACAGCAGCGGCAGCACGCCGAACACCATGGCGGCCGTCGTCATCAGGATCGGCCGCAGACGCACGCGCGCGGCCTCGACGATCGCATCATGCCGGTTGAGGCCACGCTCCTCGCGCTGCTGGTTGGCAAACTCCACCATCAGGATGCCGTGTTTCGTGATCAACCCGACAAGTGTGATCAGGCCCACCTGCGAATAGATGTTCAGCGACGCCGCGCCCAGATTGAGCGGGATCAGCGCACCGAAGATCGAAAGCGGCACCGACATCATGATGATCAGCGGATCACGGAAGCTTTCGAACTGCGCCGCTAGCACCAGATAGATGACGACGATGGCGAGGCCGAACACGATCAGCAGCGAATTGCCGGTTTCCAATTCCGTACGCGACTGTCCGGCATATTCGATAAAGTAGCCGGACGGCAGCACCTCGCTCGCGATCTGCTGCAGCGTGGCGAGGCCATCGCCCGACGTCACCGTCGGCCGCGGCAGCGCCGCCAGCGTCGCCGAATTGAGCTGGTTGAACTGCTCGATCGCCGGCGCCGAACCTTCCGTATTGATGGAGACCACCGAGGAGAGCGGCACCATGTCGCCGGCCTGCGACCGGACGAAGAAGGTCCCGAGGCTTTCCGGATTCAGACGGTACTTCTCCGGGACCTGGGTGATGATGTCATAGGCGCGCGCTTCCCGATCGAACTTCGAGATGCCGTTCTCACCCACGAGCAGCGTCAGCGTATTGCCGATCTCGGCGACCGAGACGCCGAGCGCGGCGGCACGGTTGCGGTCGATCACCACATTCACCTTCGGCGTATCGAAGGAGAGCGAGTTCTGCACGACGATGAACTTGCCCGACGCCATGGCCCGGTTCTTGATCTCCTCCGCCACCGCGTAGACGCGATCGGCCGGCTCGGTCGACTGGATGACGAACTGGATCGGCAAACCGCCGCCCGTTCCCGGCAGAGACGGCACCGCGAACACGAAGGCCTGCACGCCCGCCACCTTGTCGAGGCGCGCCTGGACTTCCGCCTGCACCGCGGGCTGGCCGCGCGTGCGCTCGGCCCAAGGCTTCAGCACCAGGCCGGAGAAGGCCGAATTGGCCGAACCGGAACCGGCGATGGAGAACAGGGCCTGGCGCTCGGGAATATCGGCGGTCTTCTGCGCGATCTCATCGACATAGAGCTGCGTGTAGTCGATCGTCGCATATTGCGGCGCCGTGATCAGCGTGAACATGGCGCCCTCGTCTTCCTCCGGCGCCAGTTCGGACGCCGTGTTGAGGAACAGGAACACCAT is a genomic window of Kaistia defluvii containing:
- a CDS encoding sulfite exporter TauE/SafE family protein; this translates as MFTEFAFYAAAIPAVAVAGLSKGGFGGAMGMLAVPILALVISPVQAAGIMLPILLVMDAISLYFYRRIFDRPTLTVMLPASIVGIAVGWATAAYVKEDFVRLLVGLISIVFALNYWFGDRLRAVPAQPNGAKGSFWGMLAGFTSFVSHAGAPPFQMYALPLRLDKQVFVGTSVIFFAVTNAVKLIPYFFLGQFDAANLETAAVLFPLAALTTVLGIWIVRVIDQTVFYGLSYLFVMLIGLKLTWDGAVSLLAH
- a CDS encoding MarR family winged helix-turn-helix transcriptional regulator, which encodes MAGWNDLPSFAAKIQYISCFGAFCGDRLTLRNIRELIIYRPMNTLPSDKHLGFLINDVARLVRRAFDQKGQSCSLTRAQWQVMAYLFHNEGSNQASVADALDVEPITLSRHIDRLEAMGFVARVPDPADRRARRLHLTESVRPLLDQMKIIGNEVIATALEGISEKESEMLIDLLSRIRSNMTTRGFESGCGEAAKDAATKLSEKALL
- a CDS encoding HlyD family secretion protein, coding for MLALPVLLAVGGGYLWLTGGRYASTDNAYLEQNRVTITADQSGRIVEVAVHENDHVKKGDLLFRIDPEPYQLALRQAEAAVAVARLQVEQLRSSYQQALSEQQSGEDTLAYRQKTFQRQQDLLARGVTSNADFDTAQNNVRVAEQLVAQAREKVSGALTALGGDPNVPTDQHPTVMQAQAAQEAAALALKQTTVFAPSDGVVSQTDRLRVGQYVTNPAMAPTALLSLVETATTYVEANFKETDLTHMKVGQTARVTFDTYPDRPFTAHVESIDAGTGSAFSLLPAQNASGNWVKVVQRVPVRLRLDGAVDFSTLRTGLSASVEVDTEYKRTLPGFSHAIAANSTPPAEAAAAN
- a CDS encoding DHA2 family efflux MFS transporter permease subunit, with the protein product MSAPAVQHRGFITVSIMLATIMQVLDTTIANVALPSMQGSLGAAQDTITWVLTSYIVAAAIATPITGWLADQIGIKRLFMTCVAGFTLASMLCGLSGSLTQMVGFRILQGLFGAALVPLSQSVLLNINPKEKHGQAMAMWGAGIMVGPIIGPTLGGWLTDAFNWRWVFFINLPVGIIAFLGIGAFLPEGPLRARKFDFFGFAFLSLGIGALQMMLDRGEQLDWFSSPEILIEVALMAIGFWIFTIHMATAKNTFIDPHIFKDRNFVTGLVFIFIIGIILLATMALLPPMLQNLYGYPVITTGMILAPRGVGTMVAMLVVGRLMGKVDPRILILVGLGATTWSLYEMTTWAPEMDAWPFMTTGIVQGFGLGFVFVPLSTIAFATLPAHWRTDAASLFSLVRNLGSSIGVSLVATLLSQNTQIGHEVLAGHVTPFNPAMPADAAAGNLEALARINAVITRDAAFIAYIDDFKLMMFVTLATIPLLAFMRYKPQKGPAQHVALE
- a CDS encoding alpha/beta hydrolase family protein; translated protein: MLRKWLLASVMLAAIVAPAAADDVTAKMRDASKIALARPAGETTESTVRIARGDETIVGTLALPKGVEKPPVVLLLHGFTGKRDELEVAGTKEGVYSRTARLLAERGLASLRIDFVGSGDSSGKWEDTTTFSQIADAVAAFDWLKKQDTIDPGRIHVIGWSLGGLVASHLASVRPVDSATLWAPVANPAFSFGVVLGQDTVNKAMAATDPNELIEGTLPWGAKTSLKVPFFKSLFATDPVAAIAQYGGPLLVIVGTKDTVVTPQPAAGQLFLDYHTGDEGLMVLDTDHGFDAFTGPATLDEMVGATLSFIEAH
- the chrA gene encoding chromate efflux transporter; this encodes MTRPAIDPPEPPGLAKGAPTVARVFREFLRLGLTSFGGPVAHIGYFRDRFVKRLGWLDEADFADLVALCQFLPGPASSQVGMAIGLEKAGLAGALAAFIGFTLPSALLMALIAYGLGSNGGLIDAGVLSGLAIVAVAVVAEAVRGMALSLATGRLLGGVALAATALALLVPGSFAQIAILLGGGLAGYGFSRPVTRVVELAPGVTMSRRNGIAALGLFAVLLVSLPILAATTHSQTAVLASGLYRTGALVFGGGHVVLPLLKDSVVTTGLVPEPVFVAGYGAAQAMPGPLFSLSAYLGVAAGVPTPWLGGALAVVAIFAPALLLVVGVLPFWRQLRRVEAVRRALSGVNAAVVGLLAAALYDPVFVTAIHGPRDLAFAVLCYALLVFVRLPAWLVVLLAAGAGWILGG